In Chryseobacterium gleum, a single genomic region encodes these proteins:
- the purN gene encoding phosphoribosylglycinamide formyltransferase, giving the protein MKNIVVLVSGSGTNLQRIIDTIDSGEIQNAKVTLVVADRECFGLERAKNHNIENILIPRGKNFSSELAKVIPENTDLIVLAGFLSILKSEFCENWNGKIINIHPALLPKFGGKGMWGMNVHNAVIEAKEVESGATVHFVTPGIDEGEAILQKSFEVTADDTPETLAQKVHQIEYEIFPVAINKVLGN; this is encoded by the coding sequence ATGAAGAACATCGTTGTACTCGTATCCGGTTCAGGAACCAATCTGCAAAGGATTATTGATACTATTGACTCAGGAGAAATCCAGAATGCAAAAGTAACATTGGTGGTAGCTGACAGAGAATGTTTCGGACTGGAAAGAGCAAAGAATCACAATATAGAAAATATACTCATTCCGAGAGGAAAGAACTTCAGCAGCGAATTGGCCAAAGTAATCCCCGAAAATACAGACCTTATTGTATTGGCAGGATTCTTATCTATTTTAAAATCTGAATTCTGTGAAAACTGGAATGGTAAAATAATCAATATTCACCCTGCTTTGCTTCCGAAATTCGGAGGAAAGGGAATGTGGGGAATGAACGTTCATAATGCAGTCATTGAAGCCAAAGAAGTAGAGAGTGGGGCAACTGTACATTTTGTAACGCCGGGCATTGATGAGGGAGAAGCTATTCTTCAGAAATCTTTTGAAGTGACAGCAGATGATACTCCTGAAACGCTAGCCCAGAAAGTTCACCAGATTGAATATGAAATTTTCCCGGTAGCGATCAATAAAGTTTTGGGAAACTGA
- the purH gene encoding bifunctional phosphoribosylaminoimidazolecarboxamide formyltransferase/IMP cyclohydrolase translates to MSKKRVLISVSDKSGLIEFAQFLEAQNYELISTGGTFKHLKDAGLNPIQIDEVTNFPEMLDGRVKTLHPKVHGGLLAVRNNEEHMKTVQEHGIGLIDMVIVNLYPFFENVNKDISLHEKVEFIDIGGPSMLRSAAKNFDSVTVITDVEDYAAVKIEMEQNGDTYIETRKKLAGKVFNLTSAYDAAISRMLLDEDYPAYLNASYKKVADLRYGENPHQTAAYYVSTFENGAMKDFEQLGGKELSFNNLRDMDLCWKVVNEFKEEMACCAVKHSTPCGVAIGTSALETYKKTFECDPVSIFGGIVAMNYKIDAATAEELNKTFLEIVMAPEFDEEALEILRKKKNLRIIRIVNPVSDKQTWVKVDGGILVQDNDTHFSDDIKVVTEVQPTEEQKKALLFSQRVVKYVKSNAIVVSNGIQAFGIGGGQVNRIWATQQAIERAKEKFSGDLVLASDAFFPFRDVVDFCAQEGIKAIIQPGGSVKDQDSIEAANEHKIPMMFTGVRHFFH, encoded by the coding sequence ATGAGTAAAAAGAGAGTTTTAATCAGTGTTTCTGACAAAAGTGGATTAATAGAATTCGCGCAGTTTTTGGAAGCTCAGAATTATGAGTTGATCTCTACAGGAGGAACGTTCAAACATTTGAAAGACGCTGGTTTAAATCCTATTCAGATTGATGAGGTAACCAATTTCCCTGAAATGCTTGATGGAAGAGTGAAGACTCTGCATCCTAAAGTTCACGGCGGATTATTGGCTGTTCGTAACAACGAAGAGCATATGAAAACCGTTCAGGAGCACGGAATTGGTCTGATTGACATGGTAATCGTAAACCTTTATCCTTTCTTTGAGAATGTAAACAAAGACATTTCTTTACATGAGAAAGTTGAGTTTATCGACATCGGAGGTCCGTCAATGCTTCGTTCTGCCGCTAAAAACTTTGATTCCGTAACAGTAATTACTGATGTTGAGGATTATGCAGCAGTGAAAATTGAAATGGAGCAAAACGGAGATACTTACATTGAAACCCGTAAAAAGCTTGCAGGAAAGGTATTCAACCTTACTTCTGCTTATGACGCAGCCATTTCAAGAATGCTTTTAGATGAAGACTATCCTGCTTATCTGAATGCTTCTTATAAAAAAGTTGCAGACTTAAGATACGGGGAAAATCCTCACCAGACGGCAGCTTACTATGTTTCTACTTTCGAGAACGGAGCCATGAAAGACTTCGAACAGCTTGGAGGTAAAGAACTTTCTTTCAATAATCTTCGTGATATGGACCTTTGCTGGAAAGTAGTAAATGAGTTCAAAGAAGAAATGGCTTGCTGTGCCGTAAAACACTCTACTCCTTGTGGTGTGGCGATCGGGACTTCAGCACTGGAAACATACAAGAAAACATTCGAATGTGATCCGGTTTCCATCTTTGGCGGAATTGTTGCAATGAACTATAAAATTGATGCAGCAACAGCTGAAGAGCTGAACAAAACATTCCTTGAGATTGTAATGGCTCCTGAATTTGATGAAGAAGCTCTTGAAATTTTAAGAAAAAAGAAAAACCTGAGAATCATCAGAATCGTAAACCCTGTTTCAGACAAACAGACATGGGTGAAGGTAGACGGTGGTATTCTTGTTCAGGATAATGATACCCACTTCTCTGACGATATTAAAGTAGTTACTGAAGTGCAGCCAACAGAAGAACAGAAAAAAGCATTACTTTTCTCGCAGAGAGTAGTAAAATATGTGAAGTCAAATGCAATTGTAGTTTCCAACGGAATTCAGGCATTCGGTATCGGTGGCGGACAGGTAAACAGAATCTGGGCAACGCAACAGGCTATTGAAAGAGCTAAAGAAAAATTCTCCGGAGATCTGGTGCTGGCTTCAGATGCATTTTTCCCTTTCCGTGATGTGGTAGACTTCTGCGCTCAGGAAGGTATCAAGGCAATTATTCAGCCAGGTGGAAGTGTAAAAGATCAGGATAGTATAGAAGCAGCCAATGAGCACAAAATCCCGATGATGTTTACAGGTGTCAGACACTTTTTCCACTAA
- the purD gene encoding phosphoribosylamine--glycine ligase, whose translation MRILIIGEGGRESALAAKLQNDPRISKMFFANGNATTDVIGKNVHLSEIKELRDFAIKEKIDLTIVGPEAPLVAGIKDEFKKHDLKVFGPTQKVASLEGSKAFSKKFMQTYDIKTAKAVVFDSYNEAIEYVKTQQYPLVVKASGLAGGKGVVICDTLEEAEATIHDFMIRRIYGDAGIRLVIEEYLQGFEASIIAFSNGEKLFPCVAAKDYKKAGNGDTGPNTGGMGSVAPSPEFTQEHYADFEKNILEPTVKGLKAEGFGFKGIIFFGLMVTKNGAYLLEYNMRFGDPETQVLMALLENNLLDVIQDCMDGKDIELKFKDEKAVCLVMCSGGYPRNIETGFEITGEDKLKHSKLLYAGAISKGDKVVSNGGRVLNIVATGATYEDARKKVYEDAAHVHFDYGFYREDIGKF comes from the coding sequence ATGAGAATATTAATCATAGGTGAAGGCGGTAGAGAATCTGCTTTAGCGGCAAAGCTTCAGAATGACCCGAGAATTTCTAAAATGTTTTTTGCCAACGGGAATGCTACTACCGATGTAATAGGGAAAAATGTTCATTTATCAGAAATCAAAGAACTTAGAGATTTCGCCATTAAAGAAAAGATTGATCTTACGATCGTAGGTCCTGAGGCACCGCTTGTAGCAGGTATCAAGGACGAGTTTAAAAAGCACGATCTTAAAGTTTTCGGTCCTACTCAGAAAGTGGCAAGCCTTGAAGGAAGTAAAGCTTTCTCTAAGAAATTTATGCAGACCTATGATATCAAAACAGCTAAAGCTGTGGTATTTGATTCATATAACGAAGCGATAGAATATGTAAAGACACAGCAGTATCCTTTAGTAGTTAAAGCAAGTGGTTTAGCTGGAGGAAAAGGTGTTGTTATTTGTGATACCCTTGAAGAAGCTGAAGCTACGATTCATGATTTTATGATCAGAAGAATCTATGGAGATGCAGGTATCCGTTTAGTTATCGAAGAATATTTACAAGGTTTTGAAGCGTCTATTATTGCGTTCTCTAATGGTGAAAAACTATTCCCATGTGTAGCAGCAAAAGACTATAAAAAAGCTGGAAATGGTGACACAGGACCTAATACAGGAGGTATGGGATCAGTAGCACCAAGTCCGGAATTTACTCAGGAACATTATGCAGATTTTGAAAAAAATATCTTAGAGCCTACTGTAAAAGGACTGAAAGCTGAAGGTTTCGGATTTAAAGGGATCATCTTCTTCGGATTGATGGTAACGAAAAACGGAGCTTACCTTCTTGAGTATAACATGAGATTCGGAGATCCTGAAACACAGGTATTGATGGCTCTTTTGGAAAACAATCTTTTGGATGTGATCCAGGACTGTATGGATGGTAAAGACATCGAGCTTAAATTCAAAGACGAAAAAGCTGTTTGTCTGGTAATGTGCTCAGGAGGATATCCTAGAAACATCGAAACAGGCTTCGAAATCACAGGAGAAGATAAGTTGAAGCATAGTAAACTATTATATGCAGGTGCCATCAGCAAAGGTGATAAAGTGGTTTCCAATGGTGGTAGAGTACTGAACATTGTGGCTACAGGAGCTACCTATGAAGATGCCCGCAAAAAAGTATACGAAGACGCAGCTCATGTACATTTCGATTACGGCTTCTACAGAGAAGACATCGGAAAGTTTTAA
- the guaA gene encoding glutamine-hydrolyzing GMP synthase, which yields MNNGIIILDFGSQYNQLIGRRIREMGVYSEILPYNTPLQDILAKQPKGIILSGGPSSVNAENAHLVEKELYEQGVPVLGICYGMQMTAHLLGGKVNKGEKGEYGKANLEIVKESSLLKGVTQNSVVWMSHFDEVGELPAGFELNAKSGVIASISNEDKKIFCVQFHPEVSHTEEGGKMLENFVFGICNSEKNWKLTNYIDRTVEEIREKVGGNKVILGLSGGVDSSVAAVLIHKAIGDQLTCIFVDTGLLRKDEGKKVMDQYGEHFHMNIKMVDAKERFLSKLAGVDDPEAKRKIIGNEFIHVFDEESHKIEGAKFLAQGTIYPDVIESQSVNGPSAVIKSHHNVGGLPEDMEFELLEPLRELFKDEVRKVGEELGIPHHLVYRHPFPGPGLGIRVLGAVDAEKVRILQEADDIFIEELYKNDLYEKVSQAFVVLLPVKSVGVMGDERTYEYTAVVRSANTIDFMTATWSRLPYEFLDTVSSRIINEVRGINRVAYDISSKPPATIEWE from the coding sequence ATGAACAACGGTATTATTATTTTAGATTTCGGATCCCAGTACAACCAGCTTATCGGAAGAAGAATCCGTGAGATGGGCGTATACTCTGAGATCTTACCTTACAATACACCATTACAAGATATTTTAGCAAAACAGCCAAAAGGAATCATCCTTTCCGGTGGACCAAGCTCTGTGAATGCAGAAAATGCCCACCTGGTTGAAAAAGAATTATATGAGCAGGGAGTTCCTGTATTGGGAATCTGCTACGGAATGCAGATGACTGCCCACCTTTTGGGAGGAAAAGTAAACAAAGGAGAAAAAGGAGAATATGGTAAGGCAAACTTAGAGATCGTTAAAGAAAGCTCTTTATTGAAAGGAGTAACTCAGAATTCTGTAGTCTGGATGAGCCACTTTGATGAGGTAGGAGAGTTACCTGCAGGTTTTGAATTAAACGCAAAATCAGGTGTCATTGCTTCGATCTCTAATGAAGACAAAAAAATATTCTGTGTTCAGTTCCACCCGGAAGTTTCTCATACAGAAGAAGGAGGAAAAATGCTTGAAAACTTTGTATTTGGAATCTGTAATTCAGAGAAAAACTGGAAACTGACCAACTATATTGACAGAACCGTTGAAGAAATCCGTGAGAAAGTAGGAGGCAATAAAGTAATCCTTGGTCTTTCAGGAGGAGTAGACTCTTCTGTAGCGGCTGTTTTGATCCACAAAGCCATCGGAGATCAGTTGACTTGTATCTTCGTAGATACGGGATTATTGAGAAAAGATGAAGGCAAAAAAGTAATGGATCAGTATGGAGAACATTTCCATATGAACATTAAAATGGTGGATGCTAAAGAAAGATTCCTTTCAAAGCTAGCTGGAGTAGATGATCCTGAAGCGAAGAGAAAAATCATCGGAAACGAATTTATCCACGTATTTGACGAAGAATCTCACAAAATTGAAGGCGCTAAATTCTTAGCTCAGGGAACCATTTATCCTGACGTTATCGAAAGCCAGTCTGTCAACGGACCGTCTGCAGTGATCAAGTCTCACCACAACGTTGGCGGACTTCCTGAAGATATGGAATTCGAATTATTAGAGCCGCTAAGAGAACTTTTCAAAGACGAGGTAAGAAAAGTAGGAGAAGAATTAGGAATTCCTCACCACCTGGTATACAGACATCCTTTCCCAGGTCCCGGATTAGGAATCAGAGTATTGGGAGCTGTAGATGCTGAAAAAGTTAGAATCCTTCAGGAAGCTGACGATATCTTCATCGAAGAACTATACAAAAATGATCTTTACGAGAAAGTATCTCAGGCATTTGTTGTACTTCTTCCTGTAAAATCTGTAGGGGTAATGGGTGACGAAAGAACTTACGAATACACAGCTGTAGTTCGTTCTGCCAATACGATCGACTTTATGACGGCAACATGGAGCAGACTTCCTTATGAGTTCCTTGATACTGTTTCCAGCAGAATCATCAACGAAGTAAGAGGAATCAACAGAGTAGCTTACGATATTTCAAGCAAACCACCTGCAACTATTGAGTGGGAATAA
- a CDS encoding carbon-nitrogen hydrolase family protein, with product MQIETRNLTLQDYNELAETMKRAYPQMSESIWSRKSIDKLTKIFPNGQICITVDGKLAAVALSIIVNYEEFGDDHTYSDITGNYTFNTHSSTGNVLYGIEVFVDPEFRELRLGRRLYDARKELCEQLNLKSIILGGRIPSYHKYSHELSPREYIRKVRDKEIYDPVLSFQLSNNFLPIRVLKKYLPEDEASRENAVLLQWNNIYYSKRPNTMQDSIIRLGLVQWQMRHFKDIDAFYEQVEFFVNVMGDYKSDFVLFPELFNTPLLAPFNNLSERDSMIELAKLTEQIKNKISELAISYNVNIISGSMPVFENNELYNVSYLLHRDGRMDEYRKIHITPNEKRYYGMKGGNEIKVFDTDCGKIGLVICYDVEFPELPRILADQGMKILFVPYLTDTQNAYMRVRHCAAARAIENECYVAIAGCVGNLPKVNNMDIQFGQAAVFTPSDFAFPSNAVKGEATPNTEMTLIVDVDLNLLKDLHHNGSVQVMKDRRKDLYETYLK from the coding sequence ATGCAAATAGAAACAAGAAACCTGACCCTTCAGGATTATAATGAGCTGGCGGAAACGATGAAAAGGGCCTATCCGCAAATGTCGGAATCTATCTGGTCCAGAAAAAGTATTGATAAACTCACAAAAATATTCCCCAACGGACAAATTTGTATCACGGTTGATGGGAAGCTGGCCGCTGTAGCACTTTCCATTATTGTCAATTATGAAGAATTCGGGGATGATCATACCTATAGCGATATTACGGGAAACTATACCTTCAATACCCATTCATCCACAGGAAATGTTCTGTATGGAATAGAAGTTTTCGTAGACCCGGAGTTCCGTGAGCTGCGGTTGGGAAGAAGGCTGTATGACGCACGAAAAGAACTTTGCGAACAGTTAAACTTAAAATCTATCATTCTTGGTGGAAGAATCCCGAGCTATCACAAATATAGTCACGAGCTTTCTCCCAGGGAATACATACGGAAAGTGAGAGATAAGGAAATCTATGATCCAGTACTGTCTTTCCAGCTTTCCAACAATTTTTTGCCGATCAGGGTACTGAAAAAATACCTTCCGGAAGATGAAGCCTCCAGAGAAAATGCGGTGCTTTTGCAATGGAACAATATCTATTACAGCAAAAGACCGAATACCATGCAGGACAGTATCATCCGTCTTGGGTTGGTACAGTGGCAGATGAGGCATTTCAAAGATATAGATGCCTTTTATGAACAGGTAGAATTCTTCGTGAATGTGATGGGAGATTACAAATCAGATTTTGTGCTGTTCCCGGAACTGTTCAACACCCCTTTGCTGGCCCCTTTCAACAACCTTTCGGAAAGAGACAGTATGATAGAGCTGGCGAAACTTACCGAACAGATCAAGAATAAAATTTCTGAGCTGGCAATCAGCTACAATGTGAATATAATTTCCGGAAGCATGCCTGTCTTTGAAAACAATGAACTGTATAATGTGAGCTACCTTCTTCATCGTGACGGACGTATGGATGAATACAGGAAAATCCATATTACCCCGAATGAAAAGAGATATTATGGGATGAAAGGAGGAAATGAAATCAAAGTCTTTGATACCGATTGTGGTAAAATAGGTCTTGTAATCTGCTATGACGTAGAATTCCCGGAATTACCGAGAATTTTAGCCGATCAGGGGATGAAAATCCTGTTTGTTCCTTATCTGACCGATACTCAGAATGCCTATATGAGAGTGCGTCACTGTGCCGCTGCAAGAGCCATAGAAAATGAATGTTATGTTGCGATTGCCGGATGTGTAGGTAATCTTCCTAAAGTAAACAATATGGATATTCAGTTCGGCCAGGCTGCCGTATTTACTCCTTCTGATTTTGCTTTCCCATCCAATGCAGTAAAAGGAGAAGCTACACCCAATACAGAAATGACCCTGATTGTTGATGTAGACCTGAACTTATTAAAAGATCTTCATCACAACGGTTCTGTGCAGGTAATGAAAGACCGCCGGAAAGATCTGTATGAGACCTATCTTAAATAA
- a CDS encoding ABC1 kinase family protein translates to MFDKPQRKLKRSARLISVLSKYGFKDMLARMNGGNKQEDISGSSDEIISKGTVYERIRLALEELGPTFVKLGQTFSNREDLLPPEMIQELQKLQDKVETVDMNVEEALESEFNISVKDYFREIQKEPLATASIAQVYKGILLDGSPVILKLRKPDVQSVIEDDLLLIKDIEKLISAYSEIGEKLNLKQAISTFEKSLLEEVSLINEKNNIQQFRLNFKNNKETYVPKVYEEFSNNNILCMEFIDGIKVTDKSVLLANNIDPVKVSEAGLRLFVSQILDYGFFHADPHAGNILVKKDGKIVFIDFGAVGKIQPNDKEILENLIVSFVAKNSHKIVRSLKKMAISYEIPDERRFENDVEDILNFVHSSSLQDINVQVIINKMKDILKDNRLYMPDYFYLLFKGISLIEGVGRSINPDLDIVKSLHPYTKKIFTKKISPKNLLKTGMDRMMNFTDNVDEIPKELRSVLQKLDENKFTVSSEIKNIEKTNQLIKSSVVNLILAMVLGANIIATAIVFSSESGPRIGELSLVAVLGFIFSILLVIILLLRVTRK, encoded by the coding sequence ATGTTTGACAAGCCACAAAGAAAACTGAAAAGATCCGCGAGACTGATTTCTGTATTGAGTAAATATGGATTTAAAGATATGCTGGCAAGAATGAACGGAGGAAATAAGCAGGAAGACATTTCAGGCAGTTCGGATGAAATTATTTCAAAAGGAACCGTTTATGAAAGAATAAGGCTGGCTCTTGAGGAGCTGGGACCTACTTTTGTGAAACTCGGTCAGACATTCAGTAACAGGGAAGATTTATTGCCACCAGAAATGATTCAGGAGCTGCAGAAACTCCAGGACAAAGTGGAAACAGTAGATATGAATGTAGAGGAAGCACTGGAAAGTGAGTTTAATATTTCCGTTAAGGATTATTTCCGCGAAATCCAGAAGGAACCTTTGGCTACAGCTTCCATTGCCCAAGTCTATAAAGGTATTTTACTTGATGGCAGCCCGGTGATATTAAAATTAAGAAAGCCTGATGTGCAGTCTGTTATTGAAGATGATTTGCTTTTGATCAAAGACATTGAAAAGCTGATATCAGCCTATTCGGAAATCGGGGAAAAGCTGAATCTGAAGCAAGCCATTTCTACTTTTGAAAAGTCTTTATTGGAAGAAGTTTCTCTCATCAATGAAAAGAACAATATCCAGCAGTTCCGGCTTAATTTTAAAAATAATAAAGAAACCTATGTTCCTAAAGTGTACGAAGAATTTTCCAACAACAATATTCTTTGTATGGAATTTATTGATGGGATAAAAGTTACCGATAAATCAGTTCTTCTGGCCAATAATATTGATCCTGTAAAAGTTTCTGAAGCAGGCTTAAGGTTGTTTGTATCACAGATTTTGGATTATGGATTCTTTCATGCTGATCCTCACGCCGGGAATATTCTGGTAAAAAAAGATGGTAAAATCGTTTTCATTGATTTTGGTGCAGTAGGGAAAATTCAGCCGAATGATAAAGAAATTCTTGAAAATCTGATCGTCAGTTTTGTGGCCAAAAATTCCCATAAAATAGTCCGTTCACTCAAGAAAATGGCCATAAGCTATGAAATCCCTGATGAAAGAAGGTTTGAAAATGATGTGGAAGATATTCTGAATTTTGTTCACAGTTCGTCATTACAGGATATCAATGTTCAGGTAATCATCAACAAAATGAAGGATATTCTGAAAGACAACAGGCTTTATATGCCGGATTATTTCTATCTTTTATTCAAAGGAATCAGCTTGATAGAAGGAGTTGGCAGAAGTATTAATCCTGATCTCGATATTGTTAAAAGCCTTCATCCTTATACCAAAAAGATTTTCACCAAAAAAATCAGTCCGAAGAACCTTTTAAAAACAGGAATGGACCGGATGATGAATTTCACTGATAATGTAGATGAAATCCCGAAAGAACTGCGTTCTGTTCTTCAAAAACTGGATGAAAATAAATTTACCGTTTCCAGCGAGATAAAAAATATTGAAAAAACCAACCAACTGATCAAATCCAGTGTGGTAAATCTGATTCTGGCGATGGTTCTGGGTGCCAATATCATTGCAACGGCAATCGTTTTTTCTTCTGAATCCGGCCCGAGAATAGGAGAGCTCTCTCTGGTAGCGGTTTTGGGCTTTATCTTCTCAATCCTTTTGGTTATAATTTTACTGCTGAGAGTAACCAGAAAATAA
- a CDS encoding DEAD/DEAH box helicase — MEKLTFADFDLPVKILDVLADLELFEPTPIQEKSLKPILSGRDVMGIAQTGTGKTLAYLLPVLKTWKYSKTGNPTVLVLVPTRELVVQVTEILEKLTENITARVIGVYGGKNINTQKLLFNDGCDILVGTPGRVMDLSIDNAISLKEVQKLIIDEFDEMLNLGFRPQLTHIFEMMKEKRQNILFSATMTEAVDEMLDVYFANPVEISLAKSGTPLEKIEQIGYKVENFNTKINLLEYLLKNDADMSKVLIFNNNKKHADLLFTKIDELFPEQFDVIHSNKSQNYRLKAMKRFENEEIRGLITTDVMARGLDISNITHVINFETPDIPEQYIHRIGRTGRADKEGKALVFVTKKEEPLILDIELLMDKELKFNEFPEGVKINPNKIASEKDEVVMKNPAQVKLNEGGGAFHEKKAKNTKENWGGPSKRKAPKKFGANRAQQKAKSKSKRKK; from the coding sequence ATGGAAAAACTCACTTTTGCAGATTTTGACCTGCCGGTTAAAATTCTTGATGTTTTAGCGGATCTGGAATTATTTGAACCTACCCCGATTCAGGAGAAGAGCTTAAAACCTATTCTCTCAGGAAGAGATGTAATGGGAATTGCGCAGACCGGAACCGGAAAAACATTAGCCTATCTTTTACCCGTTCTGAAAACATGGAAATACAGCAAAACAGGAAATCCAACTGTTTTGGTGCTGGTTCCTACAAGAGAATTGGTGGTGCAGGTAACTGAAATTCTTGAGAAGCTTACAGAAAATATTACGGCAAGAGTAATTGGAGTTTACGGTGGAAAGAATATCAATACTCAAAAATTACTGTTCAATGACGGTTGTGATATTCTGGTAGGAACACCAGGTAGAGTGATGGACCTTTCCATAGATAATGCTATTTCTCTGAAAGAAGTTCAGAAGCTGATCATTGACGAGTTTGATGAAATGCTTAACTTAGGTTTCAGACCACAGCTGACCCACATTTTTGAAATGATGAAAGAGAAGAGACAGAATATTCTTTTCTCTGCAACCATGACAGAAGCGGTAGATGAAATGCTGGATGTCTATTTTGCCAATCCGGTAGAGATTTCATTGGCTAAATCAGGAACGCCGCTTGAAAAAATTGAACAGATCGGGTACAAGGTTGAAAACTTTAATACCAAAATCAATTTGCTTGAATATTTGTTGAAGAACGATGCAGATATGTCCAAGGTATTGATTTTTAACAACAATAAAAAGCATGCTGATTTGCTCTTTACTAAAATTGATGAGCTTTTCCCTGAACAGTTTGACGTGATCCATTCTAACAAATCGCAGAACTACAGGTTGAAAGCGATGAAAAGGTTCGAAAATGAAGAGATCAGAGGTCTGATTACTACGGACGTAATGGCAAGAGGTCTTGATATTTCCAATATTACCCATGTTATCAATTTTGAAACACCTGATATTCCTGAGCAGTATATCCACAGGATCGGTAGAACCGGTAGAGCGGATAAAGAAGGAAAGGCTTTGGTTTTTGTAACTAAAAAAGAAGAACCTTTGATTCTTGATATTGAGCTGTTAATGGATAAGGAATTGAAATTTAATGAATTCCCGGAAGGCGTTAAGATTAATCCTAACAAAATAGCTTCTGAAAAAGATGAAGTGGTGATGAAGAATCCTGCACAGGTAAAACTGAATGAAGGGGGAGGAGCATTCCATGAGAAGAAAGCTAAAAACACTAAAGAGAACTGGGGTGGACCTTCCAAAAGAAAGGCGCCTAAAAAGTTTGGAGCGAACAGAGCTCAGCAGAAAGCAAAATCTAAATCAAAAAGAAAGAAATAA
- a CDS encoding GDSL-type esterase/lipase family protein → MKKILSAFLLLYFAIAFSQEKKPMYWQDIQEFKKQDQQNPPPKDAILFIGSSSFTKWTDVADYFPGKTIINRGFGGSRLTDLNYFADDLLAPYQPKQIVIYCGENDFADNHQLKAKVVVDRFKAFYKKIRERFPDIEVDYISIKYSPSREVIWPQMKVANKKIAAFMKKQPNAEFIDITKAMEDANGNVRKDIFVEDMLHFKPEGYKIWAKVITPYLK, encoded by the coding sequence ATGAAGAAGATTCTATCAGCATTCTTATTGCTGTATTTTGCTATTGCTTTTTCTCAGGAGAAAAAACCGATGTACTGGCAGGACATCCAGGAGTTTAAAAAGCAGGACCAGCAAAACCCGCCCCCAAAAGATGCCATTCTTTTCATCGGAAGCTCCTCTTTTACCAAATGGACTGATGTAGCAGATTATTTTCCCGGCAAAACAATTATTAATAGAGGATTTGGAGGTTCCAGACTTACTGACCTCAATTATTTTGCTGATGATCTTTTAGCACCTTATCAGCCTAAGCAGATTGTTATTTATTGTGGGGAAAATGATTTTGCAGACAATCATCAGCTGAAAGCAAAAGTGGTTGTAGACCGATTTAAAGCTTTCTACAAAAAAATACGTGAAAGATTTCCTGATATTGAAGTAGATTATATCTCAATCAAGTATTCGCCGAGCAGAGAAGTGATCTGGCCTCAAATGAAAGTTGCCAACAAAAAGATCGCTGCTTTTATGAAAAAGCAACCTAATGCTGAATTCATTGACATTACAAAAGCCATGGAAGATGCTAACGGAAATGTAAGAAAAGATATTTTTGTGGAAGATATGCTTCACTTTAAGCCGGAAGGATATAAGATCTGGGCTAAAGTGATTACTCCTTATTTGAAATAA
- a CDS encoding lipocalin family protein has protein sequence MKKQLLLFTFSALALTSCKDDNLEAYDMEIMKGDWKEVKKEIISGKDNKTVLFSYPNTGCAAKNTLFLRTDYYVSYTAYTGTGADCQMDQKSEGRYTYDADTKILGIKLGDEGTADYRVDVLTSKELRLAQQFGNFDMDGDKIPEVAYVTYKR, from the coding sequence ATGAAAAAACAACTACTTTTATTTACCTTTTCTGCCCTTGCACTTACTTCTTGTAAAGATGACAACCTGGAAGCTTACGATATGGAGATTATGAAGGGAGACTGGAAGGAAGTAAAAAAGGAAATAATTTCAGGAAAAGATAATAAAACAGTACTTTTTTCCTATCCGAATACCGGATGCGCAGCCAAAAACACACTTTTCCTGAGAACGGATTATTACGTAAGCTATACGGCATATACGGGAACAGGAGCAGATTGTCAGATGGATCAGAAAAGTGAAGGAAGGTACACTTATGATGCAGACACAAAAATTCTGGGTATTAAGCTTGGTGATGAAGGAACAGCTGACTACAGAGTGGATGTTCTGACAAGCAAAGAACTAAGGCTTGCCCAGCAATTCGGAAACTTTGATATGGATGGAGACAAAATTCCTGAAGTTGCTTACGTTACTTACAAAAGATAA